In Drosophila miranda strain MSH22 chromosome XR, D.miranda_PacBio2.1, whole genome shotgun sequence, the genomic window TATTTGCCGAAAAAATTGCTATATCTTCATCATCCAttataagaaaaaaaaatgaataagTCTTTCGCGCAAATTTAATTTACTTGTTATTTgcatcagctgtttttgacggatggtggatggtgccagtgtgaatcggagtttcacatctgtcaaaaaatCACACCATTCCCCCAGGATGGGCTCCGTGTGCAGAGCCCATTATTTTTCAACCATAGACAGTATCGATAGAGCTATCGATTTTGTTATCAACCCTACAGACATGTTTCTGCCGTCTGTCTCAGTCCTCTTGAAATTCACTcttaatataataataaattcTCGCCGTATTACTATGGATATAAATAAAGTATATATTCGCAATGTGGAAGTAACAGATGAAATAAATATTGTATTTCGATATGTTAACCAAGAACTTAACGTGGATCGAGACTTTAGCTTCTGTCGAAAAAAGAGTGAGCCTGTTTTTAAACTTCTTGTGCGCATTCGAAGCAACGTCGAAAAAGAACTTGAAAAATGTTTGAATAAATCAAGCAAACGTGGCTCAACTGCTGAACAAAATTCAAGAGCCCTACCTGAGGtaagtttaaaaaaaaagaaattacATTCAGATAACATTCCTTTTTTCGAATTTAATTCTTAAAACTGAAGGTAAAAATTGAAATGTATCGTGACAGATGTGATAGCAGCTTCCATCAGATAACATTGGCTGAACTGCTACAAGACAATTTTACTGGTGTAAAACTGCGTGTGATAGATCAAATATTCGATATCTTGTTAAACCAACCGTGGGTAGATTTACTGCAACTCCCAAAGTGCATATTAGCTGGCTGCCTGATTTACCCAAGTAAATTACATATTCAGTTCGCTGTTCGTGAGCATTGCTACGGTATGTGGTTCAAATCAACACAGGTAAAACCTCTTACGTAATCTCTTCTAGTTCTCTATAAATTTAAATTCTTTTACAGCGAGATGCCAAAACGGCGAATTGGGAGAAATGTGGTGAAGGTCTTACTTATCAAATAGCGCAAAAAGACGTTGGATACTATATAAAGTTTGCTGTTATTCCACGAAATAAACAAGGAACAAGCGGACCTATGGCAGAAGAGATTTCAAAATGTGTGGTACAGGCCGGTCCAGATTTATTTCCTTTTCAGATGCGACAGCGACACACAGCAAATTTACTAAGTGAGCCTAGCCATTTTCGGGTGGTAACCTATAATATATTGGCAGACTTGTATGCGGACAGTGAATACTCTCGTCAAACCCTATTTCCCTATTGTTCACGACAATCTCTGCTAACTGACTACAGAAAACAGCTATTAATAAAAGAACTTATAGGGTACAATGCTGATTTAATTTGTCTTCAAGAAGTAGACCAAAAGATTTTCGACGTCGATTTTAAAAATGTACTGGAAATGCCACCACATAATTTTTATGGAATGATGGCACCAAAAGGCACGTGCACTGAAGGTGTTTCCGTTTTCTTTCGTAGGTCGCGTTTTGATTTGTTGGGATCTCATGTACTGCATCTGGGCAACAGCATACCGGCTTTGCCTATTTTCGAACCTCTTTGGAACAAAATTAAGACTAATGAGAAACTAGCAGCACGCATTTGTAATCGATCAACAACTCTACAGGTGCATTTACAGTGGAGATCACAAATTTTTTCACTTTAATAAttgtttaaaaatattttttccaAAGGGCCTTAGGTTTTATCTTATTCCAAATAAGTTTTGGCATACTCtcgactaaatttagtaggtcctTGCAAGGTATCATGCGCCACTCCGACTTCACGCGCTCGCAAAGACTCACCCAATCCCTTTGGTGCAGACTCGTACTTTTCCAATGTTTTTTAAACAGAGCCCATCGATTTTCAATGGGATTTAGATCTGGGCTATTCAGCAGGCCACTGGATTAAGTGAAAACTCGAGTTATTGGGACGATTTTTCACGAACTTAGCCTTGTGCGTCGGGCTACCGTCTTATCTTCATATTTAGGAACCCATTTTGTAAAATTTTATAGACAAATGTGTCTTCCCCACATCCGAGATAACTTTATAGCAAGACGGTAGCCCGACGCACAAGGCTAAATTCGTGAAAAATCGTCCCAATAACTCGAGTTTTCACTTAATCCAGTGGCCTGCTGAATAGCCCAGATCTAAATCCCATTGAAAATCGATGGGCTCTGTTTAAAAAACATTGGAAAAGTACGAGTCTGCACCAAAGGGATTGGGTGAGTCTTTAGAAGCGCGTGAAGTCGGAGTGGCGCAT contains:
- the LOC117186337 gene encoding 2',5'-phosphodiesterase 12 isoform X1, which encodes MFLPSVSVLLKFTLNIIINSRRITMDINKVYIRNVEVTDEINIVFRYVNQELNVDRDFSFCRKKSEPVFKLLVRIRSNVEKELEKCLNKSSKRGSTAEQNSRALPEVKIEMYRDRCDSSFHQITLAELLQDNFTGVKLRVIDQIFDILLNQPWVDLLQLPKCILAGCLIYPSKLHIQFAVREHCYGMWFKSTQRDAKTANWEKCGEGLTYQIAQKDVGYYIKFAVIPRNKQGTSGPMAEEISKCVVQAGPDLFPFQMRQRHTANLLSEPSHFRVVTYNILADLYADSEYSRQTLFPYCSRQSLLTDYRKQLLIKELIGYNADLICLQEVDQKIFDVDFKNVLEMPPHNFYGMMAPKGTCTEGVSVFFRRSRFDLLGSHVLHLGNSIPALPIFEPLWNKIKTNEKLAARICNRSTTLQICLLKVKKTDKYMLVANTHLYFHPDADHIRLLQIGFALTYIEYLHKQSVKEHNITDPQNIGLIFCGDFNSVPDCGIYKLMTEQFVDKQFSDWCSNPDEAVVDVELAQPFKMFSACGKPRYTNYTALFSGCLDYIFCQQDRFELLQCVPFPTEEQLTAHTAIPSICFPSDHIALVADLSFEPVS
- the LOC117186337 gene encoding uncharacterized protein LOC117186337 isoform X2; the encoded protein is MFLPSVSVLLKFTLNIIINSRRITMDINKVYIRNVEVTDEINIVFRYVNQELNVDRDFSFCRKKSEPVFKLLVRIRSNVEKELEKCLNKSSKRGSTAEQNSRALPEVKIEMYRDRCDSSFHQITLAELLQDNFTGVKLRVIDQIFDILLNQPWVDLLQLPKCILAGCLIYPSKLHIQFAVREHCYGMWFKSTQRDAKTANWEKCGEGLTYQIAQKDVGYYIKFAVIPRNKQGTSGPMAEEISKCVICLLKVKKTDKYMLVANTHLYFHPDADHIRLLQIGFALTYIEYLHKQSVKEHNITDPQNIGLIFCGDFNSVPDCGIYKLMTEQFVDKQFSDWCSNPDEAVVDVELAQPFKMFSACGKPRYTNYTALFSGCLDYIFCQQDRFELLQCVPFPTEEQLTAHTAIPSICFPSDHIALVADLSFEPVS